The genomic window AGAGAAAAGGATTGGCCCTTTTTCTCACTTTTTTAAAATAGGGTGAAAGGGTGATATTATGGAAAAGGGTTATGTACATATATATACTGGTGATGGCAAGGGGAAAACTACTGCAAGTTTAGGTCTTTCAGTAAGGGCTGCTCTTTCGGGGAAAAAGGTGTTTTTTGGCCAGTTTATAAAGGGAATGGATTATAGTGAGTTAAGATTAGGGGATTGTCTACCAAATTTTAAAATATATCAATTTGGTAGAGATTGTTTTATATATAAGGATCCAACAAACCAGGATATTTTAAAGGCCAAAGAAGGATTAAATTATTGTGAAAAAATATTAAAAAGTGGTAAATATGACTTAGTTGTTTTAGATGAAATTAATATAGCTTTACATTATAAGCTCTTCTCTGTGGAAGAAGTTATAGACATGCTTCATAATAGAAATGAAAAGGTAGAAGTAGTTTTAACTGGAAGGAATGCTCCGGAAGAATTAATTGATTTGGCAGATTTAGTTACAGAGATGAAGGAAGTAAAACATTATTATAAAAGAGGTATTGAGGCTAGAAAAGGAATTGAATTTTAAAGGAGAGGTGCTTATGAGGAGGAAAATTGTAATATTATTTATAATAATTATAACTTTAGTTTCACTTTTATTATCCGCTTGTGG from Tissierellales bacterium includes these protein-coding regions:
- a CDS encoding cob(I)yrinic acid a,c-diamide adenosyltransferase, yielding MEKGYVHIYTGDGKGKTTASLGLSVRAALSGKKVFFGQFIKGMDYSELRLGDCLPNFKIYQFGRDCFIYKDPTNQDILKAKEGLNYCEKILKSGKYDLVVLDEINIALHYKLFSVEEVIDMLHNRNEKVEVVLTGRNAPEELIDLADLVTEMKEVKHYYKRGIEARKGIEF